One window of Medicago truncatula cultivar Jemalong A17 chromosome 2, MtrunA17r5.0-ANR, whole genome shotgun sequence genomic DNA carries:
- the LOC11445890 gene encoding protein DMP2, with amino-acid sequence MSEKASSSKTSTNKGASTMTGKTFSGVGNLVKLLPTGTVFLFQYLSPVVTNNGHCSTINKYLSGILLVICGFNCAFTSFTDSYTGSDGQRHYGIVTMNGLWPSPGSDSVDLSAYKLRFGDFVHAFLSVIVFAVLGLLDTNVVHCFYPKFESSEKILMQVLPPVIGVVSGAVFMIFPSYRHGIGYPTSSDTNDTSEKTT; translated from the coding sequence atgagtgAAAAAGCTTCATCCTCCAAAACAAGCACCAACAAAGGTGCTAGTACCATGACAGGGAAGACATTCTCCGGAGTAGGAAACCTCGTTAAGCTTCTTCCTACCGGCACGGTCTTCTTGTTCCAGTATCTCAGTCCAGTTGTAACCAACAATGGACACTGCAGCACCATCAACAAATACCTAAGTGGTATTCTCCTCGTCATTTGTGGTTTCAACTGTGCTTTTACTTCCTTCACTGACAGTTACACCGGAAGCGATGGCCAGAGACACTATGGTATTGTTACCATGAATGGTCTCTGGCCATCTCCGGGATCAGATTCAGTTGATTTGTCGGCATATAAGCTTAGATTTGGAGACTTTGTCCATGCTTTCTTGTCGGTGATTGTGTTCGCGGTGCTGGGACTGCTTGACACTAATGTTGTGCATTGCTTTTACCCGAAATTTGAGTCGTCTGAGAAGATTCTCATGCAGGTGTTACCACCGGTTATTGGGGTGGTTTCTGGTGCGGTGTTCATGATTTTTCCGAGTTATCGACATGGAATTGGATACCCTACTAGTTCTGATACTAATGATACCTCAGAAAAGACTACATAG
- the LOC11445645 gene encoding uncharacterized protein isoform X1, protein MEGNTANVTLIDHMFDSKMFSVIRRKLRYIYSRILFLLWKRPRSKVVIKRFRKLNCNNKKTKSSKSNSNGAHHLVECDSRKPIRIATFNVAMFSLAPAISENDDYVMYNQKKKNSNSTTSADFPKSILKQSPLHSSMNLSNSDTNIMPRSNLKQVSINLPDNEISLANSKILGSIEDIGSVSSRRNQVPARSPVCFPFLMNMNMNYCEEVNEKFSSSRSILEVLREIDADVVALQDVKAEEEKCMRPLSDLAAALGMKYVFAESWAPEYGNAILSKWPIKKWKVQKIADDDDFRNVLKATIDVPWAGEINLHSTQLDHLDENWRMKQVNAIIRSNDPPHILAGGLNSLYRADYSSQRWTDIVNYYEKLGKPRPMTEVMNFMKSKDYDDAKDYAGECEPIVIIAKGQNVQGTCKYGTRVDYILGSSKSPYKFVPGSYSVISSKGTSDHHIVKVDIMKVNTSTQNNVIKQCKKLKRKVVRITPPCSTVGV, encoded by the exons ATGGAAGGGAACACCGCAAATGTTACCCTCATAGATCACATGTTTGACAG CAAGATGTTTAGTGTGATTAgaagaaaacttaggtacatttattcaagaataCTATTTCTACTATGGAAGCGTCCAAGGTCTAAAGTTGTTATCAAAAGGtttagaaaattgaattgtaacaacaaaaaaaccaaatcatCAAAAAGCAACTCAAATGGTGCTCATCATTTAGTGGAGTGTGATTCAAGAAAGCCAATAAGGATTGCTACATTCAATGTTGCTATGTTTTCATTAGCACCAGCTATTTCAgaaaatgatgattatgttatgtataatcaaaagaagaaaaattctaATTCTACAACAAGTGCTGATTTTCCAAAGAGTATATTAAAACAATCACCATTGCATTCTTCTATGAATCTTTCAAACTCAGATACCAACATTATGCCAAGATCAAATTTGAAGCAGGTTTCAATTAATCTACCTGATAATGAAATTTCATTGGCAAATAGTAAGATTCTTGGTTCAATAGAAGATATTGGAAGTGTTTCCTCTAGAAGGAATCAAGTACCAGCAAGGTCTCCTGTTTGTTTTCCTTTCcttatgaatatgaatatgaattacTGTGAAGAGGTGAATGAGAAATTTAGTAGCAGTAGAAGCATTTTGGAAGTTCTTAGAGAGATTGATGCTGATGTGGTGGCACTGCAAGATGTGAAAGCAGAGGAAGAGAAGTGTATGAGGCCTCTTTCTGATTTGGCTGCTGCTTTAGGGATGAAATATGTTTTTGCTGAGAGTTGGGCTCCTGAATATGGAAATGCTATCTTATCTAAATGGCCTATTAAGAAATGGAAAGTTCAGAAGATtgcagatgatgatgatttcag GAATGTTTTGAAGGCAACAATTGATGTACCATGGGCAGGGGAAATAAATTTGCACTCAACTCAACTAGATCATTTAGATGAAAATTGGAGAATGAAGCAAGTAAATGCAATAATCCGTTCCAATGACCCTCCTCACATCTTAGCAGGAGGTCTCAATTCTCTGTATAGAGCAGATTATTCATCACAAAGATGGACAGACATTGTCAAT TATTATGAGAAACTTGGAAAGCCAAGGCCAATGACAGaagtgatgaacttcatgaaATCAAAAGACTATGATGATGCAAAGGATTATGCAGGAGAATGTGAACCCATTGTCATCATTGCCAAAGGccaaa ATGTGCAGGGGACATGCAAGTATGGAACAAGGGTGGATTATATTTTGGgttcatcaaaatcaccataCAAATTTGTTCCAGGGTCATACTCAGTAATTTCTTCTAAAGGAACTTCTGATCACCACATTGTGAAGGTAGATATAATGAAAGTAAATACTTCAACTCAGAATAATGTAATCAAACAATGCAAGAAGCTGAAGAGGAAGGTTGTGAGAATAACACCACCTTGTTCTACAGTAGGTGTATGA
- the LOC11445645 gene encoding uncharacterized protein isoform X2 — protein sequence MFSVIRRKLRYIYSRILFLLWKRPRSKVVIKRFRKLNCNNKKTKSSKSNSNGAHHLVECDSRKPIRIATFNVAMFSLAPAISENDDYVMYNQKKKNSNSTTSADFPKSILKQSPLHSSMNLSNSDTNIMPRSNLKQVSINLPDNEISLANSKILGSIEDIGSVSSRRNQVPARSPVCFPFLMNMNMNYCEEVNEKFSSSRSILEVLREIDADVVALQDVKAEEEKCMRPLSDLAAALGMKYVFAESWAPEYGNAILSKWPIKKWKVQKIADDDDFRNVLKATIDVPWAGEINLHSTQLDHLDENWRMKQVNAIIRSNDPPHILAGGLNSLYRADYSSQRWTDIVNYYEKLGKPRPMTEVMNFMKSKDYDDAKDYAGECEPIVIIAKGQNVQGTCKYGTRVDYILGSSKSPYKFVPGSYSVISSKGTSDHHIVKVDIMKVNTSTQNNVIKQCKKLKRKVVRITPPCSTVGV from the exons ATGTTTAGTGTGATTAgaagaaaacttaggtacatttattcaagaataCTATTTCTACTATGGAAGCGTCCAAGGTCTAAAGTTGTTATCAAAAGGtttagaaaattgaattgtaacaacaaaaaaaccaaatcatCAAAAAGCAACTCAAATGGTGCTCATCATTTAGTGGAGTGTGATTCAAGAAAGCCAATAAGGATTGCTACATTCAATGTTGCTATGTTTTCATTAGCACCAGCTATTTCAgaaaatgatgattatgttatgtataatcaaaagaagaaaaattctaATTCTACAACAAGTGCTGATTTTCCAAAGAGTATATTAAAACAATCACCATTGCATTCTTCTATGAATCTTTCAAACTCAGATACCAACATTATGCCAAGATCAAATTTGAAGCAGGTTTCAATTAATCTACCTGATAATGAAATTTCATTGGCAAATAGTAAGATTCTTGGTTCAATAGAAGATATTGGAAGTGTTTCCTCTAGAAGGAATCAAGTACCAGCAAGGTCTCCTGTTTGTTTTCCTTTCcttatgaatatgaatatgaattacTGTGAAGAGGTGAATGAGAAATTTAGTAGCAGTAGAAGCATTTTGGAAGTTCTTAGAGAGATTGATGCTGATGTGGTGGCACTGCAAGATGTGAAAGCAGAGGAAGAGAAGTGTATGAGGCCTCTTTCTGATTTGGCTGCTGCTTTAGGGATGAAATATGTTTTTGCTGAGAGTTGGGCTCCTGAATATGGAAATGCTATCTTATCTAAATGGCCTATTAAGAAATGGAAAGTTCAGAAGATtgcagatgatgatgatttcag GAATGTTTTGAAGGCAACAATTGATGTACCATGGGCAGGGGAAATAAATTTGCACTCAACTCAACTAGATCATTTAGATGAAAATTGGAGAATGAAGCAAGTAAATGCAATAATCCGTTCCAATGACCCTCCTCACATCTTAGCAGGAGGTCTCAATTCTCTGTATAGAGCAGATTATTCATCACAAAGATGGACAGACATTGTCAAT TATTATGAGAAACTTGGAAAGCCAAGGCCAATGACAGaagtgatgaacttcatgaaATCAAAAGACTATGATGATGCAAAGGATTATGCAGGAGAATGTGAACCCATTGTCATCATTGCCAAAGGccaaa ATGTGCAGGGGACATGCAAGTATGGAACAAGGGTGGATTATATTTTGGgttcatcaaaatcaccataCAAATTTGTTCCAGGGTCATACTCAGTAATTTCTTCTAAAGGAACTTCTGATCACCACATTGTGAAGGTAGATATAATGAAAGTAAATACTTCAACTCAGAATAATGTAATCAAACAATGCAAGAAGCTGAAGAGGAAGGTTGTGAGAATAACACCACCTTGTTCTACAGTAGGTGTATGA
- the LOC11445891 gene encoding putative E3 ubiquitin-protein ligase RF298 isoform X1, with amino-acid sequence MASLVVSGNSQMSSSVSVQEKGSRNKRKFRADPPLGESSKSISSLQHESLSYEFSAEKVEITPCFGPVTASDLCSVSHGCSDGLKLDLGLSSPAVSSEVRLCQPKEELEVVESHGADWSDHTETQLQELVLSNLQTIFKSAIKKIVACGYTEDVATKAMLRPGICYGCKDTVSNIVDNTLAFLRNGQEFDPSREHYFKDLAELQNYILAELVCVLQEVRPFFSFGDAMWCLLISDMNVSHACAMDGDPLSSLGSDGIGDGSSSVQTESQSKVETKSSELSLPSPCNSIPPGTQSEKSVVAENSQIRGGLLEKQGANSGCHPVDKSSSASGTSQSPLLQEKCGIVRKVHSSSTKREYIFRQKSIHVEKSYRTYGSKGSSRGGKLSGLSGLILDKKLKSVSESTAINLKSASINISKAVGIDVTQNNHNTHFSSNNGPSTPTFSLDSSDTISRAADSSSSEHEANLIPAVSSPPDALSATDTDLSLSLSSKGNSSIAPICCSNKSHSSSCVGIPYDKSMRQWLPQDRKDELILKMVPRVRELQNELQEWTEWANQKVMQAARRLSKDKAELKTLRQEKEEVERLKKEKQCLEENTMKKLSEMENALGKAGGQVERANTAVRKLEMENAALRKEMEAAKLRAVESATNFQEVSKREKKTQMKFQSWENQKSLLQEELMTEKNKLAHISKESKQAEVQAEQFEAKRRQAAKKTEELLSMVSSIRKEREQIEELARTKEERIKLEAEKELRRYKDDIQKLEKEIAQIRQKSDSSKIAALKRGIDGSYAGSFKDTKKGSGFEEPHTASISELVQKLNNFSMNGGGVKRERECVMCLSEEMSVVFLPCAHQVVCTKCNELHEKQGMQDCPSCRSPIQERISVRYART; translated from the exons ATGGCATCACTGGTTGTCAGTGGTAACAGTCAAATGTCTTCTTCGGTTTCTGTTCAAGAAAAAGGAAGtcgaaataaaagaaaattcagGGCTGATCCACCTTTAGGGGAGTCAAGTAAGAGTATATCTTCACTTCAACATGAGAGCCTAAGTTATGAATTTTCTGCTGAAAAAGTCGAAATTACCCCATGTTTTGGGCCAGTCACAGCTTCTGACTTGTGCAGTGTTAGTCACGGTTGTTCTGATGGCTTGAAGCTTGACCTTGGATTATCTAGCCCCGCAGTTTCATCTGAGGTCAGGCTTTGCCAGCCTAAGGAGGAATTAGAAGTGGTTGAATCCCATGGCGCTGATTGGAGTGATCACACAGAAACTCAGTTGCAAGAACTTGTCTTGAGCAATTTGCAAACCATTTTCAAgagtgcaataaaaaaaattgttgcttGTGGCTACACTGAAGATGTTGCTACAAAGGCTATGTTAAGACCTGGCATCTGTTATGGATGCAAAGACACTGTGTCTAATATAGTTGACAATACTTTAGCTTTTTTGAGAAATGGTCAAGAATTTGATCCTTCACGAGAGCACTATTTTAAAGATTTAGCCGAGCTTCAGAATTACATCTTGGCTGAATTGGTTTGCGTTCTTCAAGAGGTTAGGCCATTTTTCAGTTTCGGAGATGCAATGTGGTGTTTGTTAATCAGTGACATGAATGTGTCACATGCTTGTGCAATGGATGGTGACCCTTTAAGTAGTTTAGGCAGCGATGGCATTGGTGATGGCTCTTCTTCTGTCCAGACTGAATCACAATCAAAAGTTGAAACAAAAAGTTCGGAATTGAGTCTTCCAAGTCCTTGTAATTCAATTCCCCCAGGCACTCAATCTGAGAAATCTGTTGTGGCAGAAAATTCTCAAATTCGCGGTGGACTCTTGGAAAAACAGGGTGCTAATTCTGGATGTCATCCTGTTGACAAGTCATCTAGTGCTTCTGGAACCTCTCAATCTCCCctgctacaagaaaaatgtgggATTGTTAGAAAGGTCCATTCGAGTAGCACCAAGAGGGAGTACATTTTTCGTCAGAAGTCAATCCACGTGGAAAAGAGTTATCGGACATACGGGTCTAAAGGGTCTTCAAGAGGAGGAAAGCTGAGTGGTTTGAGTGGTTTAATCTTAGATAAAAAACTTAAATCAGTATCAGAATCTACTGCCATAAACTTAAAGAGTGCTTCTATAAACATAAGCAAGGCAGTGGGAATTGATGTCACTCAAAACAATCATAACACCCATTTCTCATCTAATAATGGACCATCTACCCCTACATTTAGCCTGGATTCTAGTGATACTATTTCTCGTGCAGCTGATTCTTCATCTTCAGAACATGAAGCAAACCTTATACCAGCAGTCAGTAGTCCTCCAGATGCATTATCAGCTACAGACACTGACCTTTCTCTTTCACTGTCTTCAAAAGGCAATTCTTCTATAGCCCCTATCTGCTGCAGTAACAAGTCACATAGTAGTAGTTGTGTGGGGATACCATATGACAAGTCCATGAGACAGTGGTTGCCCCAAGATAGAAAAGATGAGCTGATTTTGAAGATGGTTCCGAGGGTTCGGGAGCTGCAAAATGAACTTCAAGAATGGACAGAGTGGGCAAATCAAAAGGTGATGCAGGCTGCTCGTCGGCTGAGTAAGGACAAGGCCGAGCTTAAGACACTAAGgcaagagaaagaagaagttgAACGACTTAAAAAGGAGAAACAATGCCTTGAAGAAAACACCATGAAAAAGCTTTCTGAGATGGAAAATGCCTTGGGTAAAGCAGGTGGACAAGTGGAACGAGCTAATACTGCAGTACGGAAGCTCGAGATGGAGAATGCTGCATTGAGGAAAGAGATGGAGGCTGCTAAGTTACGTGCGGTAGAATCAGCAACAAATTTTCAAGAGGTCTCTAAGAGGGAAAAGAAGACCCAAATGAAGTTTCAATCATGGGAGAATCAGAAATCGTTGTTACAGGAAGAGCTAATGactgaaaaaaacaaattggcACATATATCGAAGGAATCAAAGCAAGCCGAAGTGCAAGCGGAGCAATTCGAG GCTAAACGGCGGCAGGCAGCAAAGAAAACAGAAGAACTTCTCTCCATGGTCAGTTCTATACGAAAAGAAAGAGAACAAATTGAGGAGTTGGCTAGAACCAAGGAGGAGAGGATCAAATTGGAAGCGGAGAAGGAGCTGCGAAGATACAAAGATGACATCCAGAaacttgaaaaagaaattgcacAAATAAGACAGAAGTCCGACTCTTCAAAAATTGCTGCACTAAAAAGAGGGATCGATGGAAGCTATGCCGGTAGCTTCAAGGACACGAAAAAGGGTTCTGGTTTTGAAGAACCCCACACCGCGTCTATTTCAGAATTGGTTCAAAAGTTAAATAACTTCTCTATGAATGGAGGAGGTGTGAAACGGGAAAGGGAGTGTGTGATGTGCCTTTCGGAAGAGATGTCTGTTGTATTTCTTCCATGTGCTCATCAAGTTGTTTGCACAAAGTGCAATGAGCTCCATGAGAAGCAGGGAATGCAAGATTGTCCTTCTTGCAGGAGCCCCATCCAGGAGCGAATTTCTGTGCGTTATGCGCGTACATAA
- the LOC11445891 gene encoding putative E3 ubiquitin-protein ligase RF4 isoform X2 has protein sequence MASLVVSGNSQMSSSVSVQEKGSRNKRKFRADPPLGESSKSISSLQHESLSYEFSAEKVEITPCFGPVTASDLCSVSHGCSDGLKLDLGLSSPAVSSEVRLCQPKEELEVVESHGADWSDHTETQLQELVLSNLQTIFKSAIKKIVACGYTEDVATKAMLRPGICYGCKDTVSNIVDNTLAFLRNGQEFDPSREHYFKDLAELQNYILAELVCVLQEVRPFFSFGDAMWCLLISDMNVSHACAMDGDPLSSLGSDGIGDGSSSVQTESQSKVETKSSELSLPSPCNSIPPGTQSEKSVVAENSQIRGGLLEKQGANSGCHPVDKSSSASGTSQSPLLQEKCGIVRKVHSSSTKREYIFRQKSIHVEKSYRTYGSKGSSRGGKLSGLSGLILDKKLKSVSESTAINLKSASINISKAVGIDVTQNNHNTHFSSNNGPSTPTFSLDSSDTISRAADSSSSEHEANLIPAVSSPPDALSATDTDLSLSLSSKGNSSIAPICCSNKSHSSSCVGIPYDKSMRQWLPQDRKDELILKMVPRVRELQNELQEWTEWANQKVMQAARRLSKDKAELKTLRQEKEEVERLKKEKQCLEENTMKKLSEMENALGKAGGQVERANTAVRKLEMENAALRKEMEAAKLRAVESATNFQEVSKREKKTQMKFQSWENQKSLLQEELMTEKNKLAHISKESKQAEVQAEQFEEKYHRLNGGRQQRKQKNFSPWSVLYEKKENKLRSWLEPRRRGSNWKRRRSCEDTKMTSRNLKKKLHK, from the exons ATGGCATCACTGGTTGTCAGTGGTAACAGTCAAATGTCTTCTTCGGTTTCTGTTCAAGAAAAAGGAAGtcgaaataaaagaaaattcagGGCTGATCCACCTTTAGGGGAGTCAAGTAAGAGTATATCTTCACTTCAACATGAGAGCCTAAGTTATGAATTTTCTGCTGAAAAAGTCGAAATTACCCCATGTTTTGGGCCAGTCACAGCTTCTGACTTGTGCAGTGTTAGTCACGGTTGTTCTGATGGCTTGAAGCTTGACCTTGGATTATCTAGCCCCGCAGTTTCATCTGAGGTCAGGCTTTGCCAGCCTAAGGAGGAATTAGAAGTGGTTGAATCCCATGGCGCTGATTGGAGTGATCACACAGAAACTCAGTTGCAAGAACTTGTCTTGAGCAATTTGCAAACCATTTTCAAgagtgcaataaaaaaaattgttgcttGTGGCTACACTGAAGATGTTGCTACAAAGGCTATGTTAAGACCTGGCATCTGTTATGGATGCAAAGACACTGTGTCTAATATAGTTGACAATACTTTAGCTTTTTTGAGAAATGGTCAAGAATTTGATCCTTCACGAGAGCACTATTTTAAAGATTTAGCCGAGCTTCAGAATTACATCTTGGCTGAATTGGTTTGCGTTCTTCAAGAGGTTAGGCCATTTTTCAGTTTCGGAGATGCAATGTGGTGTTTGTTAATCAGTGACATGAATGTGTCACATGCTTGTGCAATGGATGGTGACCCTTTAAGTAGTTTAGGCAGCGATGGCATTGGTGATGGCTCTTCTTCTGTCCAGACTGAATCACAATCAAAAGTTGAAACAAAAAGTTCGGAATTGAGTCTTCCAAGTCCTTGTAATTCAATTCCCCCAGGCACTCAATCTGAGAAATCTGTTGTGGCAGAAAATTCTCAAATTCGCGGTGGACTCTTGGAAAAACAGGGTGCTAATTCTGGATGTCATCCTGTTGACAAGTCATCTAGTGCTTCTGGAACCTCTCAATCTCCCctgctacaagaaaaatgtgggATTGTTAGAAAGGTCCATTCGAGTAGCACCAAGAGGGAGTACATTTTTCGTCAGAAGTCAATCCACGTGGAAAAGAGTTATCGGACATACGGGTCTAAAGGGTCTTCAAGAGGAGGAAAGCTGAGTGGTTTGAGTGGTTTAATCTTAGATAAAAAACTTAAATCAGTATCAGAATCTACTGCCATAAACTTAAAGAGTGCTTCTATAAACATAAGCAAGGCAGTGGGAATTGATGTCACTCAAAACAATCATAACACCCATTTCTCATCTAATAATGGACCATCTACCCCTACATTTAGCCTGGATTCTAGTGATACTATTTCTCGTGCAGCTGATTCTTCATCTTCAGAACATGAAGCAAACCTTATACCAGCAGTCAGTAGTCCTCCAGATGCATTATCAGCTACAGACACTGACCTTTCTCTTTCACTGTCTTCAAAAGGCAATTCTTCTATAGCCCCTATCTGCTGCAGTAACAAGTCACATAGTAGTAGTTGTGTGGGGATACCATATGACAAGTCCATGAGACAGTGGTTGCCCCAAGATAGAAAAGATGAGCTGATTTTGAAGATGGTTCCGAGGGTTCGGGAGCTGCAAAATGAACTTCAAGAATGGACAGAGTGGGCAAATCAAAAGGTGATGCAGGCTGCTCGTCGGCTGAGTAAGGACAAGGCCGAGCTTAAGACACTAAGgcaagagaaagaagaagttgAACGACTTAAAAAGGAGAAACAATGCCTTGAAGAAAACACCATGAAAAAGCTTTCTGAGATGGAAAATGCCTTGGGTAAAGCAGGTGGACAAGTGGAACGAGCTAATACTGCAGTACGGAAGCTCGAGATGGAGAATGCTGCATTGAGGAAAGAGATGGAGGCTGCTAAGTTACGTGCGGTAGAATCAGCAACAAATTTTCAAGAGGTCTCTAAGAGGGAAAAGAAGACCCAAATGAAGTTTCAATCATGGGAGAATCAGAAATCGTTGTTACAGGAAGAGCTAATGactgaaaaaaacaaattggcACATATATCGAAGGAATCAAAGCAAGCCGAAGTGCAAGCGGAGCAATTCGAG GAAAAATATCACAGGCTAAACGGCGGCAGGCAGCAAAGAAAACAGAAGAACTTCTCTCCATGGTCAGTTCTATACGAAAAGAAAGAGAACAAATTGAGGAGTTGGCTAGAACCAAGGAGGAGAGGATCAAATTGGAAGCGGAGAAGGAGCTGCGAAGATACAAAGATGACATCCAGAaacttgaaaaagaaattgcacAAATAA
- the LOC11445891 gene encoding putative E3 ubiquitin-protein ligase RF4 isoform X3 has translation MASLVVSGNSQMSSSVSVQEKGSRNKRKFRADPPLGESSKSISSLQHESLSYEFSAEKVEITPCFGPVTASDLCSVSHGCSDGLKLDLGLSSPAVSSEVRLCQPKEELEVVESHGADWSDHTETQLQELVLSNLQTIFKSAIKKIVACGYTEDVATKAMLRPGICYGCKDTVSNIVDNTLAFLRNGQEFDPSREHYFKDLAELQNYILAELVCVLQEVRPFFSFGDAMWCLLISDMNVSHACAMDGDPLSSLGSDGIGDGSSSVQTESQSKVETKSSELSLPSPCNSIPPGTQSEKSVVAENSQIRGGLLEKQGANSGCHPVDKSSSASGTSQSPLLQEKCGIVRKVHSSSTKREYIFRQKSIHVEKSYRTYGSKGSSRGGKLSGLSGLILDKKLKSVSESTAINLKSASINISKAVGIDVTQNNHNTHFSSNNGPSTPTFSLDSSDTISRAADSSSSEHEANLIPAVSSPPDALSATDTDLSLSLSSKGNSSIAPICCSNKSHSSSCVGIPYDKSMRQWLPQDRKDELILKMVPRVRELQNELQEWTEWANQKVMQAARRLSKDKAELKTLRQEKEEVERLKKEKQCLEENTMKKLSEMENALGKAGGQVERANTAVRKLEMENAALRKEMEAAKLRAVESATNFQEVSKREKKTQMKFQSWENQKSLLQEELMTEKNKLAHISKESKQAEVQAEQFEVLIPTCITQAVVCSHGGLRYTSLYT, from the exons ATGGCATCACTGGTTGTCAGTGGTAACAGTCAAATGTCTTCTTCGGTTTCTGTTCAAGAAAAAGGAAGtcgaaataaaagaaaattcagGGCTGATCCACCTTTAGGGGAGTCAAGTAAGAGTATATCTTCACTTCAACATGAGAGCCTAAGTTATGAATTTTCTGCTGAAAAAGTCGAAATTACCCCATGTTTTGGGCCAGTCACAGCTTCTGACTTGTGCAGTGTTAGTCACGGTTGTTCTGATGGCTTGAAGCTTGACCTTGGATTATCTAGCCCCGCAGTTTCATCTGAGGTCAGGCTTTGCCAGCCTAAGGAGGAATTAGAAGTGGTTGAATCCCATGGCGCTGATTGGAGTGATCACACAGAAACTCAGTTGCAAGAACTTGTCTTGAGCAATTTGCAAACCATTTTCAAgagtgcaataaaaaaaattgttgcttGTGGCTACACTGAAGATGTTGCTACAAAGGCTATGTTAAGACCTGGCATCTGTTATGGATGCAAAGACACTGTGTCTAATATAGTTGACAATACTTTAGCTTTTTTGAGAAATGGTCAAGAATTTGATCCTTCACGAGAGCACTATTTTAAAGATTTAGCCGAGCTTCAGAATTACATCTTGGCTGAATTGGTTTGCGTTCTTCAAGAGGTTAGGCCATTTTTCAGTTTCGGAGATGCAATGTGGTGTTTGTTAATCAGTGACATGAATGTGTCACATGCTTGTGCAATGGATGGTGACCCTTTAAGTAGTTTAGGCAGCGATGGCATTGGTGATGGCTCTTCTTCTGTCCAGACTGAATCACAATCAAAAGTTGAAACAAAAAGTTCGGAATTGAGTCTTCCAAGTCCTTGTAATTCAATTCCCCCAGGCACTCAATCTGAGAAATCTGTTGTGGCAGAAAATTCTCAAATTCGCGGTGGACTCTTGGAAAAACAGGGTGCTAATTCTGGATGTCATCCTGTTGACAAGTCATCTAGTGCTTCTGGAACCTCTCAATCTCCCctgctacaagaaaaatgtgggATTGTTAGAAAGGTCCATTCGAGTAGCACCAAGAGGGAGTACATTTTTCGTCAGAAGTCAATCCACGTGGAAAAGAGTTATCGGACATACGGGTCTAAAGGGTCTTCAAGAGGAGGAAAGCTGAGTGGTTTGAGTGGTTTAATCTTAGATAAAAAACTTAAATCAGTATCAGAATCTACTGCCATAAACTTAAAGAGTGCTTCTATAAACATAAGCAAGGCAGTGGGAATTGATGTCACTCAAAACAATCATAACACCCATTTCTCATCTAATAATGGACCATCTACCCCTACATTTAGCCTGGATTCTAGTGATACTATTTCTCGTGCAGCTGATTCTTCATCTTCAGAACATGAAGCAAACCTTATACCAGCAGTCAGTAGTCCTCCAGATGCATTATCAGCTACAGACACTGACCTTTCTCTTTCACTGTCTTCAAAAGGCAATTCTTCTATAGCCCCTATCTGCTGCAGTAACAAGTCACATAGTAGTAGTTGTGTGGGGATACCATATGACAAGTCCATGAGACAGTGGTTGCCCCAAGATAGAAAAGATGAGCTGATTTTGAAGATGGTTCCGAGGGTTCGGGAGCTGCAAAATGAACTTCAAGAATGGACAGAGTGGGCAAATCAAAAGGTGATGCAGGCTGCTCGTCGGCTGAGTAAGGACAAGGCCGAGCTTAAGACACTAAGgcaagagaaagaagaagttgAACGACTTAAAAAGGAGAAACAATGCCTTGAAGAAAACACCATGAAAAAGCTTTCTGAGATGGAAAATGCCTTGGGTAAAGCAGGTGGACAAGTGGAACGAGCTAATACTGCAGTACGGAAGCTCGAGATGGAGAATGCTGCATTGAGGAAAGAGATGGAGGCTGCTAAGTTACGTGCGGTAGAATCAGCAACAAATTTTCAAGAGGTCTCTAAGAGGGAAAAGAAGACCCAAATGAAGTTTCAATCATGGGAGAATCAGAAATCGTTGTTACAGGAAGAGCTAATGactgaaaaaaacaaattggcACATATATCGAAGGAATCAAAGCAAGCCGAAGTGCAAGCGGAGCAATTCGAG GTATTAATACCAACATGTATTACTCAAGCTGTTGTTTGTTCTCATGGGGGGCTTCGGTATACAAGCCTTTATACCTAA